In the genome of Fusarium poae strain DAOMC 252244 chromosome 1, whole genome shotgun sequence, the window CTGCTCGAGCGTGTTGGTCATGAAGAGCTTAATCTCACCAGAAGTGGTGCCGGCAGCAAAGAGGTGACCATCGGGATGGAATGCGCAAGCGGTAAGAGCTGGAAATCATGTTAACAAATCGTCAATGTGCCAGGGGTTATGCAACTCACCAGCATCGGTGTAAGCACGGGCAGCGCGCTTCTGTGCAACCAAGTCATAAAAGACGATGCTTTTATCCGTACCGACGGAAGCCAGAATCTCACCGCTTGGGTGAAGGCCCAATGCGGTAGCAGCACCAGCATGCTCGCTCAGCGAAGCAACCTGGTTACCCTCCTCGAAGACCTTGACGCTTCCTTGGCCAGTTGCAAAGATAACACGGGTCTCGGCCCAGGCAGCATCTGTAATGGGTTCCTCCACGGGAATTGAGAGCTCGACCTTGTCTTCGGCAGTAGAGTAGATAACGGCCTGGCCCTTCAAGCCTCCGATGGCTGCGCTAGCTCCTCCTACGCTAAGAGCTGTAGCATCAGGAACAGGGAGTGAGTGAGTAGTTGCGCTCTCGAAAGCCGAGATCTCTTCGCCAGTGGCCCAGCCCTCAGGGACAGGGCGCTTCTTGCGACCCTTTGATAGTCTGGATCCAATGTTAGCTTTCCATAGTGTCTTCGTATTTGTCGACTTATCACATACGTCTGATGAGTCTCGTCCACCTTCTCAATAAGTTCTTGCGGCAGCTTCTCCACGCTATCAACTTGCATCTGATCGCCATCGACAGCACCTCCAGTCACAGTGACCTTGCTTAGAGCATCTCTAGCCTCGTCTCGCTCCCTCGTAAGTCGTGCAACAACTCGCACGGCGGCATCATGTTGGTACAGTGCTGTGGCAAGCTCCTCCCTGGTGCGCGCGAGCTGCTCCTTGAGGTTATATGTCTCGAGAGCGAGCGCGTCCCATTCATTCTGGAAGGTCGCGAGGAGGGCTGGGATGGATGTGAGGGTAGGAGGACGCGGTCGAACGATACGCGACGAATGGATAGGGAGGAGATCATCGGCGGTCAGGGCCTCTCCAGAATCGGGCTCTGTGGCATGTTCGTTGATGTATTGTTCGATAAGGCGCTTCTCGTAGACAACACCTGCGACAGGTTAGCTGCTGTGTTGATGTTATTGATGATACAACATACCGGACTTCTTAGACACGACGGGCTCTTGAGGAGCCTCTCCAGAAACTGTCAAGATATTAGCGCGCTGTTAGCTTCGGATGGTGAGCGTGGACAACATACTTCCACAAAGCATGGCGACTGCGATTTTGAGCTCGTGGAGCTTTCAATTGCTTGTCGTCAGGTAAAGCGCAATTCGTCGTCTCGAAGCTCTGTTGCGACGACAATCGCCTAGTCGAGATTTTGCCGGTGCACTGACCAGAGCTTTTGGAATCACGGGGTGATAAGATAAGGAATTGTTCGTCATATCCGTATCTTATCAGCCATCATCTTCATGCATGTCTCGACCCGGGGAGAACCGGTAATAGCAGTTTCGCATGTCTCCGGAATCCGATATAAAGTGGTGTAGTCTCGATAATGACATTTCAGTGATGATCTACCTGATTTGTGTctgtttatattataagtgaATATCTGGTGATAATTGGCTGTCAACCCACCAACTTAAACACTCATCATGGctctcccaccacccaaagAGCTTCGTATAGCAGATGAAGCCGAACAAATCAAGACTTTGGACCTCCTGTTTGAACCGAGTCCGGCAATTCACTCAACTCTGATCCCAGTCCTGAGAGGCTCAGAGTACACATCTTATCCCGAACTCATCGACGCCTGCAGATCTCGTTTTGTCTCACTTGCAAGCTCCACCTCTTCAACCAACCCAGACAAGACTCTCCTCCCCATCTTGGGATCTCACCCTCGTTTAGGGGCTAAAAAGGTCGAGTCTGCGCAGTCAGCAGCCGAGCAAGCCAACTTGCAAGGACAGGGCGAGGAGTTGGCTAGACTGAATCAGGAATATGAGGAAAAGTTCCCGGGATTGCGTTATGTCGTCTTTGTGAATGGTCGAGGAAGACCAGAGATCATGGAGAATATGAAGTTCAGAATCTCTAGAGGTGACTTTTCTAAGGAGATTGATGAGGCGTTACAGGTATGAATGAATTGCGTTTTGAGTTTCTCATACTGACTTCGTATGCCAGGCAATGTGCGATATTGCAAAAGATAGAGCCTCGAAGCTGGATTCAAAGCTGTAAATGTAACCAGTACTATCAGGAATAATCTGTTTCCTACTGTTGGTCTAAAAATCTTAAGCTTTCTCACAATCGAATCTGGGAATGCAAGTCAGTCATGATGTGTTTTATAATGCTCCAGGCCTAAAAGCTGGAGAGCGCTTCTAATGCCGCTGTATGTATGTAAATGTTAACAAGAACAACTCGCTGCCCAATGCCGTGCTTGTAAAAATTACATATTCCTATTACATGATTCTAGAAGTGAATCTGATGAATCGCGCCACTATCTAGACATCCAGCATATGCCATCAAGTTCATCCAAATATTCTTCATATGATCtgtcgtcttcttcgttATTGTCGCCGTTCTGTCCAAACACAACGCTAAAGTCAGAGTATACACTGTCCTGATCATCACCGATGTCATCCCAGTCATCATCTGCCGGGTGCATATATGCGAAACTGTCTTCCTCAAGGTCATCCAGTGGAGGTAAATGTACTGTTGGCCGCAGCTCTGGAGACTGGATGGGGAAGAGTCGTGGTGATGTGCGCTTTTTGGTCGCAGCCACATCACCGACTGGGAGAGGCAGTGCCGCTGGCTTTGATAGTCGGCATGATGTGGGTTTGGAATGCTGGAACGGCTTGAGACCTTGTTGATTCGGTTGTGGTTTCGTTGATGAGATAAAACTTTGGGGCCCAGCAAGTCCGGTGCCCGTCGGAGCGATCCTGAAGGACCTGCTCGCTGCTGAATCTTGCAAAATCGGAGGTTTCAAGTTAGATTTGCTCGTAACTTTCGATGTTATGGCCTCGATTTCCTGCTCGTGTCTCCGTGCTGGCTGTCCTTGGTTTAGTCTCTGCCTGAGCCGGTTCATTACTGAGAAGCGCAGAAAGGATGTTGCGTGGAGATGTGCAATTCTTCGTGTCAAGTCTACCGAGGTCGCCATCTTCAGGAACCGTTTGTCACCAGCCTCTTGGCCCTCTCTGTTCAGGATGTGCGTTGCGGGTTGTGAATAGGGTTGTGAAAGACGGCTGGTGATGAGGTCGGCACGAAGTCGACGCTTCTTAACACTTAGACCGCCTGTGTTGAAGCCATCAACGTCGGATGTATAGCGTCGTCGCTTAATTCCTTGGGAAATTGTTAAAGTCGGTCGAATTTGAATACTGAGAGGGCTGAATATCGCGGTTGCTTCGTCTGAAGAAGGAAATGAGAAGCCCGCTGAGGTTTCAGGTCTCAACTGTGATACCCACGCCTTGGACCctgttgtcttcttctgAGTAGCATCGCTGTTCCCTAACTTGCTGGTGGTACGATGCGCTGCATCTCCCATTAATGCTTCGAATAGAGGATCCGAACCGGGACAACGGGGTACTTGATTTAAGTCATCGGATGAGAGATCGAGCGGAGAGATGGGAAGGTCATCATGGCAACCGCCTTTGGTATGGCAGCGCCATGGCTCAAGCAGATTGATTGAGCTCTGTGCATTTGCCTCTACCTCCATTACCACACCTGTCGCTGCGTATGGCGGGGAGGAGAAAGCTCCGGTTGCTGTCAAAGTTGCGTCGTTGTATCCATCCGCTTGAACCTGTTTGCCTGTACACAGTTCCACGTCGATGGGAGAAGAGCCGAGTGTCTGGTTGAGGTTTAGAATAATGGACTTGGATCTATAAGAGTCCAGAGTTGAGGTTTCGAACCAGTTGATCAAGAATGCTCCGAGTTGGTAGTAATATCTCCAAGTACCTGGGTAGATGTGATGCGTAATACTTGTTGTTATAAGTTCGACCGAACTAATGCAACTTGCTCGACCACAGCTTGGCTGCAGATTCACAACAGGCCAATGCCATTCGCATCAATCAATTCTCCTCAAGCCCCGTCTTCTTTTGTTCAAAAAGCTCCTCCTCTCTAAGAAAAATAGAGCTTCAAAAGCTGGGAGTAACTGGCGTGATGCTTGACAAGCGAAGGTGGGGGGAGAGGACGGGCCTAAAGCCGCGACCGAAGCTAGGCGAGATCCCCGTCGGGAAAGAAgtaagatgagatgagacaaGAGGGGAAAGTCTTTTTTGTTTAGGCAATATCTGTAGGTACCTcacaaaaaaaaagggaagaTAAAGAAAGTCCAATacgataagaagaaaggGAAAGCCAGAATAAGAATGGCTagtaaagaagaagaggggaaAGGGTCCTTTCGTTCTGGCTGGGAGATTCTTCTAGGTCAAGCAATAGCGTAAATCAAGTAGCGTAAATCATTACATTTCAGTTGCCATGCACAGTAGTCTGGACTggactaggtactaagtcaGTCTAGTCTCCTGCAGCAAGGATCACGCCTGAACCAATTCgatggaaaatccggggcgAAACAACCCAACTAGACTAACACGTACCTTGCCTTGCACACAACCCAAGCTACACTAAAGCATGACCATCATTCAGCAGCTACAACATGTAATGGTTTCAGTTTGTACAAGACTATACCTTTCTGTAGACCGAGCACATCAGAGACATAGACAAAGCGTCGTCTAAACTAGATCTGCACTCTCACAGCCTATCCATCACCAAAAAGAAACGCCCAAGCCCAAACATCGCCGGGGAAGAAAGAATGTAAACCAGGATCCATGAACATCCGGGGTAAGCCATCCGGGGAGCTTCCAGTGGTTGCACAGCATTTCATAGGTCAAGGGCAGAGGCCGGGGATCCCCGCTGGGTGCAGTCAGGCGGTTGAATTGGAGCGTTCAAGGATCATCGAGTACAGGGAGAATTTTGCTTTTTCGTTGGCTGAGACTCGGATGGTCGGACAGGAAAGGGGGGGCACCACCAGTTATTAACCAAGGGAGGCAATCCGAGAGACTTGATCATACTACTATGGACTAATTAGACTTGATTGTTTACTGTTAGTCTCATAGAGAGAACAGCTTGGGCATGATGCATGCATGGAATCCTCAATGAAGCGAATGATGAACCCTGGTCACATTATATACTCTTACTTTCACGACCTGCTTAAAACAGTCGAATGGGTTTTCTCTCCATTATGTATGGAATTGATTCCGTATTACTCTTACCACTTCTACAGGATAACATCTCGTGACCGCCTCAACCCTCGTGACAAGCTCAAGCCACCAGATAACTCATCATATTCCACAGTACGTTACAGTTTGTATAACACTTAACGGTAGTAGCCTATCCTCGTAACGGTGAACTCAGACGACATGTCCAGACTGCCACCTCATGTCTTGCTGAAACCACCCCATTGGTAAATCTGCAGATCCAAGGCCATCCCTCCTTATTTGCTTCCCCGCCTATCTCGACCCTGTGAGTCTGGGAATTCAGCTTCAAGGCTTGCCAAATGGCGGTCGCTATTTCTAGGGCCATAATGAGACATCGTATCCCGCAATGCCAAATGCACACGCGTACATGTTTGTACCGTGGCATCCGCGTGTTTCGTTCATGCTGAGATGATCGAAGCAAAATGCACATGTCGATCTCATATGCTACGTTGCCTGATTCCGCCACTAATACAGCAGGCGACCCGTTGGACGTTTCATGATGTTTGTTGAGCACCATATTCCAAAACCAGAAGTACATATGTACCAGCATCAATTCATAGTCACCTGAGCTGAACCATCGACTGGTAAGAAATGATTTATTTAAGCCGACGCCATCCGGTGCGCTGCCTTTTGCTTGAACTCCATGGCATCCTCAAGACAAACTCCAATAACTCCAACATGTCTTGCTTGCGTGAAACAGCTAATGAGTGTATCGTATCATATCGTACCGTACTATCGTACACAGTGCATCATAAATTATAATCAAACGCGCCTTGTGCTAACATCAAAAATATCATTCTTCCATCCTCCTTGCTCATGCTCGAAAAGCTTTTGTTCCGCATCCCTGCCTTCCTCTTCCCACAGCTTGACAAGACTTCCAGGAGCATACCGCCCTTGGAATACACCTTGACCTGCCTGGACACCAATGCGTGCGTCAATATTAGGATCAGGCGCTGGAACAAGACGAGAAGCAACAGCTCGAGTGAATGTCCAGAGGTCCTTGGGGTCCGCAATGCGAGTAGCTCGAAGGCGTTCCCGTGCGTAGAGCATTTCTCTATTCAAGAAATGCAAACCTTCAGCGATGGCCGCAGCAACCTTGAGCTCAAGGGCTTTGCGCACGATAGGTCGAATGAATGGCTTCAAGAGCCAAGCCAGGCATGCAAACTTGGACTTGCTCAGCGTGTAGTTAAGGTGGTGGATTTTGACCTTGACGTTGCGCAGAGAGACAATCTGTTCCAGGCGGTCCTTGCCGATTTCCAGGTCGAGGGTAATGTCAACGCCACGTTTGTCGAGGTGAAACCCGGCAATACCTTGGTCGACCATGCGGAGAATACCAGAGTGCAGACGAAACCAGTAGCCCAAGTCGTCAGCAGCGATAGAGAGGCCAGACACGGTAACCTTCATCATGGAGGTCATAGTAGACTGCGTTCCATGAAGTGCCTTCTTCACCTGAACGTCATTGTAGCTTGAAATGTTGAGCTGGAAAGGTAAGAATGAGCTGGAATTAACTGTACGGCCAGGCTCGAGAACAAGATTCTCTAGCAGGAGGTCGATTGCCGGAGCAGACACTTCGACACGTGGAATGGGGATATACTGGATAGCTTGGATAAGAAGAGGGACAAAGATATTGATGGTGTCGGTAACCAGATCGCTATTGGCGTACTCTCCAGCAGGAGAAAGCAAGAGTGCAACTCTCTCAGTTGTGTGAACGAGCTGCTTAATGTCCTGGTCATCCAAGATTGATCGAAAAGCAGCATACAAGCTAGAGAGTAACTCGTCGAGGTCGTCTCGGATTGAAGACTTGGCAGTCAATTCGTTGGACTTTTTGCGCAAAGTTTGAAACCTCTCCTCGATGTTGTCGAAAAAGTCAGGGTCGCTAAGCATATCTTGCACCATGTTTCCAATTTGTTTCACAAGTTCATCAAAGTTGGGATCGGTCTTGCCGTCATCAATAACAGCCTCGAAGGATTTTTGGACATTATCCCAATGCTCACGCTTGCCCAAAGAAGTGATGAACAACCAGAAGTTGTGGACTGCCTTGTCAGCCTCTGGGTTAGGCTTGGTATCCTCCTCAACTGCTTCCACTGTCGCAGCGGCCGCATGCGAGTAGGCAAGGAGGTAACGCCGAATCAAGAGCGATAGTGTCGAGACGGATTCCTTGTAGTCTGTTCGTTTGCGAAGGTTCAAGACGGTGTTCTTGAGGCGCTTGACAAGTGCATCGCCTTCGTCGCCTTTAACATGCTCCTTGATGCTCT includes:
- a CDS encoding hypothetical protein (BUSCO:22325at5125), translated to MLCGISGEAPQEPVVSKKSGVVYEKRLIEQYINEHATEPDSGEALTADDLLPIHSSRIVRPRPPTLTSIPALLATFQNEWDALALETYNLKEQLARTREELATALYQHDAAVRVVARLTRERDEARDALSKVTVTGGAVDGDQMQVDSVEKLPQELIEKVDETHQTLSKGRKKRPVPEGWATGEEISAFESATTHSLPVPDATALSVGGASAAIGGLKGQAVIYSTAEDKVELSIPVEEPITDAAWAETRVIFATGQGSVKVFEEGNQVASLSEHAGAATALGLHPSGEILASVGTDKSIVFYDLVAQKRAARAYTDAALTACAFHPDGHLFAAGTTSGEIKLFMTNTLEQAASFSLGAPIQALSFSENGYWFAATAKGQTMVTIFDLRKEGDAAVAKVLETGGPVQSLAWDYSGQFLATGGAAGVTVQQFTKSTKKWSEPVKISTPSVSVRWGESAKQLVTINGEGVVSILGTKE
- a CDS encoding hypothetical protein (BUSCO:54241at5125); this translates as MALPPPKELRIADEAEQIKTLDLLFEPSPAIHSTLIPVLRGSEYTSYPELIDACRSRFVSLASSTSSTNPDKTLLPILGSHPRLGAKKVESAQSAAEQANLQGQGEELARLNQEYEEKFPGLRYVVFVNGRGRPEIMENMKFRISRGDFSKEIDEALQAMCDIAKDRASKLDSKL
- a CDS encoding hypothetical protein (BUSCO:14514at5125): MLSCFGCGKDREEAEREPLLPRYNDDTSLQTRLHEKLHTYQMLRAISKGYMPSNEQLIIHLRTLLSAQILNPERQELSPSGRALIRSIKLWITQFIQVLQHKNGKDQIQDFIWYLTKARLDVDVAHIEQRAARAKVRADAVATYKSLQTVGSLLLTNSDFRIFLSDLSTVGREVLRDTAFTLSDVSKQAGEAIKPSKEEEEALKNANSHEKSPAPPSDQDLKNEVADVGETVKDSALEVADGAAQSIKEHVKGDEGDALVKRLKNTVLNLRKRTDYKESVSTLSLLIRRYLLAYSHAAAATVEAVEEDTKPNPEADKAVHNFWLFITSLGKREHWDNVQKSFEAVIDDGKTDPNFDELVKQIGNMVQDMLSDPDFFDNIEERFQTLRKKSNELTAKSSIRDDLDELLSSLYAAFRSILDDQDIKQLVHTTERVALLLSPAGEYANSDLVTDTINIFVPLLIQAIQYIPIPRVEVSAPAIDLLLENLVLEPGRTVNSSSFLPFQLNISSYNDVQVKKALHGTQSTMTSMMKVTVSGLSIAADDLGYWFRLHSGILRMVDQGIAGFHLDKRGVDITLDLEIGKDRLEQIVSLRNVKVKIHHLNYTLSKSKFACLAWLLKPFIRPIVRKALELKVAAAIAEGLHFLNREMLYARERLRATRIADPKDLWTFTRAVASRLVPAPDPNIDARIGVQAGQGVFQGRYAPGSLVKLWEEEGRDAEQKLFEHEQGGWKNDIFDVSTRRV